Proteins found in one Lepeophtheirus salmonis chromosome 9, UVic_Lsal_1.4, whole genome shotgun sequence genomic segment:
- the LOC121124332 gene encoding progranulin produces the protein MLKNSLIIVIISCAYFAEGVRDCPGGTECPSGCCPFENAFCCPDNIYCSLSAKFCPKKDSTKVLVQSLPKSKDNCPGGTDCPSGCCPIENAFCCPDGIYCAKTEDKCPRRESAQRIVPSTKKGSDNCPGGTDCPSGCCPIADAFCCPDNIYCATSASKCPKRNLVKKITSLLKNTIKNCPNGTECPSGCCNILNAFCCPDNIYCATSPENCPNSSFVNKIKPYN, from the coding sequence atgttgaaaaatagtttaataattgtaataatttcttGTGCATATTTTGCTGAAGGTGTAAGGGATTGTCCTGGAGGAACAGAGTGTCCAAGTGGATGTTGTCCTTTTGAAAATGCATTCTGCTGTCCGGATAATATCTACTGTTCCCTTTCTGCAAAATTTTGTCCCAAAAAAGATAGCACAAAAGTATTGGTTCAATCTCTACcaaaaagtaaagataattGCCCTGGTGGAACAGATTGTCCAAGTGGATGCTGTCCTATAGAAAATGCATTCTGCTGTCCAGACGGAATTTACTGTGCCAAAACAGAAGACAAATGCCCCAGAAGAGAGTCGGCTCAAAGAATTGTACCTTCAACGAAAAAAGGATCTGACAACTGTCCAGGAGGAACAGACTGTCCAAGTGGTTGTTGCCCAATTGCAGACGCTTTCTGCTGTCCTGATAACATTTACTGTGCCACAAGTGCTAGTAAATGTCCAAAAAGAAACCTTGTCAAAAAGATAACATCACTTCTCAAAAATACGATCAAGAATTGTCCAAATGGAACAGAGTGTCCAAGTGGTTGCTGCAATATTCTTAACGCTTTCTGCTGTCCTGATAATATTTACTGTGCGACTTCACCAGAAAATTGTCCAAACTCTTcatttgtcaataaaattaaaccTTATAATTAA
- the LOC139906389 gene encoding uncharacterized protein, giving the protein MGTVQIFYNFIEGSPKRSAIYKSVKITSKDEEQAKVMTLKNQSATRWSLRYDAVHAVSLGMVRIMKTLIIMRKDKDTLSSSTATSLLNSIFSHEFGFGIELLKTLLRHTSSLSDELQGRKVDLTKARKHVNLVIRTLEDLKNEKIFESIWKLAELKSSEMKSVFDQEDSIDLEFKEAKIPRRIKWKGTTEPYFRETHFDVANKKIVFELESRFATDDTNITMDLIAIVNDSEVETCVIERVAKHYRLELEQLQSDHAIFQQFKADIDTEDMVSSQIAAELISSEVFRLMPELYKKYFIC; this is encoded by the exons atggggacagtacaaattttttacaacttcattgaaggttcaccaaagaggtcagcaatctacaagtcggtgaagataacaagtaaagatgaggagcaggccaaggtgatgaccctgaagaaccagtctgctacccgctggagtctccgctacgatgctgtacacgctgtatctctagggatggtcagaatcatgaagaccctcataataatgagaaaagataaagatacattgtcgagttcaacagcaacttctctgctcaacagcatctttagtcacgaatttggtttcggcattgaactgttgaagacactcctcagacacacatctagcttgtcagatgaacttcaaggcagaaaggttgacctaacaaaggcccggaaacacgtcaacctagtgattaggactcttgaagatcttaagaatgagaaaatctttgaatcaatctggaaacttgctgagttgaagtcgtctgagatgaaatcagtatttgaccaggaggactcaattgatttggaattcaaggaggcgaagattccaaggagaataaagtggaaaggaacaactgaaccctacttccgtgaaacacatttcgatgttgcaaacaaaaagattgtatttgagcttgagagcagatttgccaccgacgatacaaacatcacaatggatctcattgcaatcgtcaatgacagtgaagtggagacctgtgtcattgagcgtgtcgccaagcactacagacttgaactcgagcagctccagtcagaccatgcaatcttccagcaattcaag gcagatattgacacagaagacatggtttcgtcacaaattgctgcggagttaataagctcggaagtgttccgcctgatgccggagctatacaag aaatactttatttgttgA